From Halorubrum salinarum, the proteins below share one genomic window:
- a CDS encoding DUF4350 domain-containing protein yields the protein MYVLIGLLAGVLIFAASTSTASFGAYNSQWDGTSEFRTLIEERPDSRIVFETTPYETANATNTVAIILAPTEPYSATESQRIRNFVERGGTVVIADDFGPHSNPLLASIGADARFSRLQLRDEREYYRGPSLPLAPNVTAAPYTQNVSQLTLNGATAVEPGNATPVVTSSELAYLDRNGTGSLSAGDELGAYPVVASESIEGGQVITISDPSIFINSMLTQPDNHVFATQLIDTHERAILDYSHAGAQPPLARALVLLRTSPLLQVGGGLGTLGVWLLIWRRVRGGTVGSAVETLLPVRVLSLLPRWVWDRSKSGQSVDLDADALRSELNEKYPDLDEPQLQQVMTAVLSERSRDEHDE from the coding sequence TTGTATGTCCTCATCGGACTCCTCGCAGGTGTGCTTATTTTTGCCGCGAGCACCTCGACGGCCTCGTTTGGGGCGTACAACTCCCAGTGGGACGGGACAAGTGAGTTCCGGACGCTCATTGAGGAGCGCCCAGACAGCCGGATCGTCTTCGAGACAACACCATACGAAACAGCGAATGCGACAAACACCGTTGCGATCATTCTGGCGCCCACAGAGCCGTATTCAGCCACTGAATCACAACGTATCCGAAATTTCGTTGAGCGAGGTGGAACCGTTGTCATTGCTGATGACTTCGGCCCACACAGCAACCCACTCCTTGCGTCGATCGGCGCAGACGCACGCTTCAGCCGACTCCAACTCCGGGATGAACGAGAGTATTACCGTGGGCCGTCACTCCCGCTCGCACCGAATGTGACAGCAGCGCCGTACACCCAGAATGTCTCACAACTCACGCTCAATGGAGCTACTGCGGTTGAGCCGGGGAATGCCACTCCGGTTGTGACAAGTTCTGAGCTTGCCTATCTGGATCGGAATGGGACAGGGAGCCTCTCGGCTGGCGATGAACTCGGTGCGTATCCTGTTGTCGCATCCGAGTCAATCGAAGGAGGCCAGGTCATTACTATCAGCGACCCCAGTATCTTCATCAATTCGATGTTGACACAGCCCGATAACCATGTCTTTGCGACACAACTCATCGACACCCACGAACGAGCGATTCTTGATTATTCACACGCAGGCGCGCAACCGCCGCTTGCGCGCGCGCTGGTACTACTTCGGACATCACCGCTTCTCCAAGTTGGTGGGGGCCTCGGGACACTCGGTGTGTGGCTGCTGATATGGCGCCGTGTCCGTGGAGGTACAGTCGGCAGCGCTGTGGAGACGCTGCTACCAGTGCGTGTGCTGTCACTCCTACCGCGGTGGGTCTGGGACCGCTCCAAGAGCGGACAATCGGTTGACCTTGACGCAGACGCGCTCCGATCAGAGCTGAATGAGAAGTACCCTGATCTCGATGAGCCGCAGCTTCAACAGGTGATGACAGCTGTTTTATCTGAGCGGTCACGAGACGAACACGATGAGTAG
- a CDS encoding AAA family ATPase — MSSPEALYETLREAVGDVIVGNEEVLEGLTIALLTDGHLLLEGVPGVAKTTIANAFARASGLSYSRIQMTPDMVPADVVGTNVYQQATGEFQLKKGPVFANLVVADEINRATPKTQSALLEAMEESTVTIDGDTLDLPAPFMVIATQNPIEMEGVFELPEAQRDRFQLKYTVEIPDRAGERKVLDRFDTAPGLGPSAVEQVIEPETLQHASDAVSEVYIAEPVKEYILDLVAATRASPMLQHGGSPRATLAFLSAGKARAAIQGREYVIPDDIKSLAAPVLKHRVIRTTDAELADESVSAIIDEILADVTPPSADTTFAETDEQAVASE, encoded by the coding sequence ATGAGTAGCCCCGAGGCGCTGTACGAAACGCTCCGTGAGGCAGTTGGTGATGTTATCGTCGGCAATGAGGAGGTGCTTGAAGGCCTGACAATTGCGCTACTTACTGATGGCCATCTTCTCTTGGAGGGTGTTCCAGGCGTCGCAAAGACAACGATTGCTAACGCCTTCGCACGGGCATCTGGACTCTCGTATAGCCGGATTCAGATGACGCCCGATATGGTGCCCGCTGACGTCGTCGGAACGAACGTCTACCAGCAGGCGACTGGCGAATTCCAGCTCAAAAAGGGGCCCGTCTTTGCAAATCTGGTTGTAGCCGACGAGATCAACCGGGCCACGCCAAAGACACAGAGTGCGCTGCTTGAAGCGATGGAGGAGTCAACGGTCACCATCGACGGCGACACCCTCGATCTGCCGGCGCCGTTCATGGTGATTGCGACGCAGAACCCAATTGAGATGGAGGGGGTCTTCGAACTTCCAGAGGCCCAACGTGACCGCTTCCAGCTGAAATACACGGTTGAGATTCCTGACCGGGCTGGAGAGCGCAAAGTACTCGATCGGTTTGATACGGCGCCCGGTCTTGGTCCGTCAGCGGTTGAACAGGTCATCGAACCGGAGACACTCCAGCACGCGAGCGATGCTGTCAGTGAGGTCTACATTGCTGAGCCGGTCAAAGAGTACATTCTGGATCTCGTGGCGGCCACACGGGCGTCACCGATGTTACAACACGGCGGATCCCCGCGGGCAACGCTCGCCTTCTTGAGCGCTGGCAAGGCTCGGGCTGCGATTCAGGGGCGTGAGTACGTGATTCCAGACGATATCAAATCACTCGCCGCACCTGTGCTCAAGCACCGTGTGATCCGCACAACTGATGCTGAACTCGCTGACGAATCTGTGTCTGCGATTATTGACGAGATACTTGCCGATGTGACGCCGCCAAGCGCCGACACGACGTTTGCTGAGACAGACGAGCAGGCAGTCGCTAGCGAATGA
- a CDS encoding DUF58 domain-containing protein, which translates to MEVTEQWWTLASAGLLLVGLGVLADQLVFLAAAAGLGAWLLGAAITASQSFAAQQRQLTIEYTLATTEIFVDTAAELTLRVSRPPETAQEPIVIDAELPPGISAETESPSVALQAGETTQTTTCTISSSVVGRFEFPPATISIGDRYQLYKVALPYTETPTLTAQPHTPELHVGQGGTGVQSAYGQHRSDRPGPGVTTRELREYVPGDDVQQIDWNATARLGETYVRETEGETDRRTLLIVDHRNRMAAGTDGGTMLEYAREVAGGIAQTAAEHGDPLGFRAVGSQGITTQITAGTTPQTYSRIESALYSLQLTAETSTEGTRSAPQARRLATRLDGDTSRFGTVLGAYVGDQTQYVQRFRADPLVSTVRQVHANGGGEGLIVIVTSDKDPVKLQEAVKTAIHGDSRILVFITPHCLFEPPALSDLDALYERYREFEEVRRDLERHPRVSAFEVAPSSRIQQVLAHRQAAAITTQ; encoded by the coding sequence ATGGAGGTCACTGAGCAGTGGTGGACGCTTGCGAGCGCCGGCCTGCTGCTAGTCGGCCTCGGAGTCCTCGCAGACCAACTTGTGTTTCTTGCTGCCGCAGCGGGCCTTGGTGCGTGGCTACTTGGGGCAGCGATCACCGCTAGCCAATCGTTTGCTGCTCAGCAACGCCAGCTCACGATCGAGTACACACTTGCCACCACCGAGATCTTTGTCGACACAGCGGCTGAGCTCACGCTTCGTGTATCCCGTCCCCCAGAGACGGCACAGGAACCAATCGTTATCGACGCTGAACTCCCACCCGGCATCTCGGCTGAGACTGAATCACCGTCTGTCGCGCTTCAGGCTGGAGAGACAACCCAGACAACAACCTGTACGATTTCATCATCAGTTGTTGGTCGGTTTGAGTTTCCACCAGCAACCATCTCGATCGGGGACCGCTACCAGTTATACAAGGTGGCGCTCCCGTACACGGAGACCCCCACGCTCACCGCTCAACCCCACACGCCAGAGCTCCATGTCGGCCAAGGCGGAACCGGCGTCCAAAGCGCGTATGGTCAACACCGCTCAGATCGTCCCGGGCCGGGCGTGACAACCCGGGAGCTGCGTGAGTATGTGCCGGGCGACGACGTCCAACAGATTGACTGGAACGCGACGGCTCGCCTTGGAGAAACGTATGTCCGTGAAACGGAGGGAGAAACCGATCGGCGGACGCTTCTCATTGTCGACCATCGCAATCGAATGGCTGCTGGAACCGATGGCGGGACGATGCTCGAATACGCGCGTGAAGTGGCTGGTGGGATCGCACAGACGGCCGCAGAACACGGTGACCCACTTGGGTTCCGTGCGGTTGGTTCACAAGGGATTACAACACAGATCACAGCGGGGACAACGCCACAGACGTACTCCCGGATTGAGTCAGCACTGTATTCTCTCCAGCTAACCGCCGAGACGAGTACAGAGGGAACCCGGTCGGCACCCCAAGCACGCCGGCTTGCCACCCGGCTTGACGGCGATACGAGCCGCTTTGGGACCGTCCTCGGCGCATACGTCGGGGATCAAACACAGTACGTCCAGCGCTTCAGGGCTGACCCGCTTGTGAGTACTGTTCGTCAAGTACACGCAAACGGCGGGGGTGAAGGACTCATTGTGATCGTCACCAGCGATAAGGATCCGGTAAAACTCCAAGAGGCAGTCAAAACAGCTATCCACGGTGACAGTCGGATTTTGGTATTTATTACACCGCACTGTCTGTTCGAGCCGCCAGCACTCTCCGATCTGGACGCGCTGTATGAGCGGTATCGCGAGTTCGAAGAGGTCCGGCGTGACCTCGAGCGGCATCCTCGGGTCAGTGCGTTTGAGGTGGCACCCTCCTCACGTATCCAGCAGGTCCTTGCGCACCGACAAGCAGCAGCAATCACCACACAATGA
- a CDS encoding peptidase associated/transthyretin-like domain-containing protein translates to MSESGDSQQVGTYLARQLAARLNASAIATSNEEYEEGRTLIGDEYDVILEQYATVAAGTDLEETAEQFNLTREQQREIIASAQQLNQTATAYQQAVENGNQEEARALARDLVQNASELNQSTTTLVQQYDQLETQTNLNFDPAQDALNTSQRRLTQAAAAVATREFTETNLTVRPARSNLSAAEPTTVRGRLTAANGTAIANATIQVGIGEDTVTTDTDANGTYTTTYQPLVVASDASTLTATYTPEPAAPYLSSTATTPIAVRGQSATSITVTNATTTARFRDSVDVSGYINITGVDVRSTAGLPITVQVAGEQLARTETTTNGGFVVQAVLPERIPAGETTLRVALATEDLILGPSNTTVPLTVVSTPTSLSVETVTDEQETQNVSVTGRLTTDAGEPLADRSLQLHLGDTPVETVETDATGQYQTTIDRATIAAEGQTLTVQFAPTGSSLEGSTAEQTLPIASTSPVRRPALVGGILILLGGGSLLVSRWRDGAVWTQLRSRLGGTATTQLASPTPAETQTGEPAVAATRDDSRVRAETSLIDRAQMALDAGDPDAAVQLAYAAFRAHAAEVVTDAPQTHWELYEQYQEDHAEATEVYQLTTAYEQATFAPDSVSVETAQTVIGILPSATAGFDSASDGASVSDD, encoded by the coding sequence GTGTCTGAGAGCGGCGACAGCCAGCAAGTTGGGACGTACCTGGCTCGGCAGCTTGCAGCCCGACTCAACGCGAGTGCTATTGCCACTAGTAATGAGGAGTACGAGGAGGGGCGTACCCTCATCGGCGACGAGTATGATGTCATATTAGAGCAGTATGCCACTGTCGCCGCCGGTACCGACCTCGAGGAGACAGCAGAACAGTTCAATCTCACGCGCGAGCAGCAGCGTGAGATCATTGCGTCGGCCCAGCAACTCAACCAGACGGCTACCGCTTATCAGCAGGCTGTTGAGAACGGGAACCAGGAAGAAGCACGCGCACTCGCGCGGGATCTGGTTCAAAATGCGAGCGAACTAAACCAGAGTACGACGACCCTTGTCCAGCAGTACGACCAACTCGAAACACAGACCAATCTAAACTTTGACCCCGCACAGGACGCACTCAACACGAGCCAACGGCGGCTCACACAAGCGGCTGCCGCCGTGGCGACCCGTGAATTTACCGAAACGAATCTCACTGTCCGGCCGGCGCGCTCGAACCTGTCAGCGGCAGAGCCAACAACGGTGCGTGGGCGACTGACGGCAGCCAACGGGACGGCAATCGCAAACGCCACGATCCAGGTTGGAATTGGTGAGGATACAGTTACCACCGACACCGACGCAAATGGCACGTATACAACGACGTATCAGCCACTCGTCGTGGCATCGGATGCGTCCACGCTCACGGCGACATATACGCCGGAGCCGGCAGCACCGTATCTGTCAAGCACGGCGACTACACCCATCGCAGTTCGTGGACAATCAGCGACTTCGATTACGGTGACAAACGCAACCACGACAGCGCGGTTTAGAGATTCAGTGGATGTCTCCGGATATATCAATATCACTGGTGTGGACGTTCGGTCAACCGCAGGACTGCCGATCACAGTACAGGTTGCTGGTGAGCAACTGGCGAGAACTGAGACCACAACTAATGGCGGCTTTGTCGTTCAAGCAGTGCTTCCCGAGCGGATCCCTGCTGGTGAGACAACACTTCGGGTTGCGCTTGCTACCGAGGACCTGATTCTGGGACCGTCGAACACAACCGTTCCACTAACCGTCGTCTCGACACCGACCTCACTCTCAGTTGAGACGGTCACTGACGAGCAGGAGACGCAGAACGTGTCGGTTACAGGGAGACTTACAACCGACGCCGGCGAACCGCTGGCGGATCGGTCCCTACAACTCCACCTCGGGGACACACCCGTTGAAACTGTTGAGACAGACGCGACTGGACAGTATCAAACCACCATCGATCGGGCTACTATTGCTGCGGAAGGCCAAACACTCACCGTTCAGTTTGCTCCCACCGGAAGTAGTCTCGAAGGCAGTACAGCAGAGCAGACACTGCCAATTGCGTCGACGAGTCCGGTTCGTCGCCCGGCACTTGTTGGCGGAATACTCATCCTACTGGGTGGAGGTAGCCTGCTCGTGAGTCGCTGGCGAGACGGAGCAGTTTGGACACAGCTCCGCAGCCGACTGGGGGGGACAGCGACGACACAGTTGGCATCTCCGACACCAGCAGAGACACAAACCGGGGAGCCCGCAGTCGCCGCGACACGTGATGACAGCAGGGTGCGGGCTGAGACCTCTCTCATCGACCGTGCACAGATGGCGCTTGATGCGGGTGATCCAGATGCGGCTGTCCAGCTTGCGTACGCCGCGTTCAGAGCTCACGCAGCAGAGGTTGTTACAGACGCCCCGCAGACACATTGGGAGTTGTATGAGCAGTACCAGGAGGATCACGCTGAGGCCACAGAAGTGTATCAGCTCACCACCGCGTACGAGCAAGCGACGTTTGCTCCTGACTCAGTCTCTGTTGAGACTGCGCAAACGGTAATTGGGATACTGCCTTCAGCCACGGCAGGATTCGATTCGGCATCAGACGGTGCGTCCGTTAGTGACGACTAG
- a CDS encoding metal-dependent hydrolase produces the protein MLPLGHLAFAYLWYALYAANSTHRLPARLALLPLAFGSQFPDLIDKPLAYIGVLTYGRSLAHSLFTFALCTLIVWWLATWLRGRWGVETRTERLRIVTPAAFAIGYASHLLGDTYRFLLSGDLRAARFLLYPLFPVPESPGDDIAPWIRLFEIYQEMSTHPQITLIVVATVVFVWLRVRQYLASSQN, from the coding sequence GTGCTCCCACTAGGCCACCTTGCTTTCGCGTATCTCTGGTACGCACTGTACGCGGCCAACAGCACTCATCGGCTCCCGGCTCGGCTTGCGCTGCTCCCGCTTGCGTTCGGCAGCCAATTTCCAGATCTCATTGACAAACCACTCGCGTACATTGGGGTGCTCACGTATGGTCGCTCACTCGCTCACTCGCTGTTCACGTTCGCTTTGTGTACGTTGATCGTTTGGTGGCTCGCCACCTGGCTTCGTGGGCGTTGGGGTGTCGAGACGCGCACTGAACGACTTCGAATCGTCACCCCCGCAGCGTTCGCCATCGGCTATGCGAGTCACCTCCTTGGCGACACCTACCGGTTCTTACTCTCCGGTGATCTGCGGGCCGCACGGTTTTTGCTGTATCCGCTGTTTCCCGTCCCGGAGTCTCCGGGTGACGATATTGCGCCGTGGATTCGACTCTTCGAAATTTACCAAGAAATGAGCACACATCCCCAGATTACCCTCATCGTTGTTGCTACCGTTGTGTTTGTGTGGCTTCGCGTGCGCCAGTATCTGGCTTCCTCTCAGAATTAA
- a CDS encoding NAD-dependent epimerase/dehydratase family protein, whose protein sequence is MDGQRVLVTGGAGFIGSNLANHLAEHNDVIAVDDCYLGTPDNLSDDVEFVNASVIDDDLPTDVDVVFHLAALSSYKMHEEDPAQGARVNVEGFVNTVEQARQGGCDTVVYATTSSIYGDRTEPSPETMAVEARTGYEASKLARERYAEYFHNFHEMTLAGMRFFSVYQGFGGAEKHKGEFANTVAQFTDKIANGERPELFGDGTQTRDFTHVDDVVRACELAADHELQGIYNVGTEESYSFNEMVELINAELGTNVDPKYIENPLDEYVHDTMADYSKLHAATGWEPTITFEEGVSRVCEPYQ, encoded by the coding sequence ATGGATGGCCAACGTGTCCTCGTCACGGGTGGTGCCGGGTTCATCGGCTCGAATCTCGCGAACCACCTGGCAGAACACAACGACGTGATCGCTGTCGACGACTGCTACCTCGGAACGCCCGACAACCTCAGCGACGACGTCGAGTTCGTCAACGCCTCGGTCATCGACGACGATCTCCCGACTGACGTTGACGTTGTGTTCCATCTTGCTGCTCTCTCATCCTACAAAATGCATGAGGAGGATCCCGCACAGGGCGCTCGAGTCAACGTTGAGGGATTTGTGAACACGGTCGAGCAAGCACGTCAGGGCGGCTGTGATACTGTTGTGTACGCAACGACCTCCTCAATCTATGGGGATCGCACCGAACCCTCACCCGAAACCATGGCCGTCGAAGCCCGCACCGGGTATGAAGCCTCCAAACTCGCTCGCGAACGCTACGCAGAGTATTTCCACAACTTCCATGAGATGACCCTCGCTGGGATGCGCTTTTTTTCCGTCTATCAGGGCTTTGGTGGCGCTGAAAAGCACAAAGGTGAGTTCGCGAACACGGTCGCACAGTTCACCGATAAGATTGCGAACGGAGAGCGCCCGGAGCTGTTTGGTGATGGCACCCAGACACGCGATTTCACACATGTCGACGACGTTGTCCGCGCGTGCGAACTTGCTGCCGACCACGAACTCCAAGGGATTTACAACGTGGGCACTGAAGAGAGCTACTCGTTCAACGAGATGGTCGAGCTGATTAATGCGGAGCTTGGGACCAACGTCGACCCTAAGTACATTGAGAATCCGCTGGATGAGTACGTCCACGATACGATGGCAGACTACTCAAAACTTCATGCGGCCACTGGCTGGGAGCCAACAATTACGTTCGAAGAGGGTGTGTCGCGGGTCTGTGAACCGTACCAGTAG
- a CDS encoding RNA-guided endonuclease InsQ/TnpB family protein has product MKRVNTFEVVPQTENDEECLRRLLDASASLWNELTYERRQNYFGDGDVWDTSEYRGQYNGVVGSATVQQVTRKNSEAWRSFFALKENGEDANPPSYWGNEEDGRELRTYIRNDQYTIEWGKRSRLEIPVGQELKDEYGLGYHERLRLEVRGNPRWDGEQGRLELEYDEVSDTFRAFQPVTVPDSRLDSPLASHEAALDVGANNLVACSTTTGNQYLYDGRELFGRFRETTDEIARLQSKLHEDRSSSKRIRRLYRQRTKRRDHAQNALVRDLVERLYDEGVAMVYVGDLTDVLDTHWSVRVNEKTHNFWAFKKFIHRLACVCEEYGISVEAESEAWTSQTCPECGDHEETVRHGDTLMCSCGFEGHADLTASETFLRENSDTEVRPMARPVRFEWDDHDWSGQPHPHESPKEARTNPQVASVGR; this is encoded by the coding sequence ATGAAGCGCGTCAACACCTTCGAAGTGGTTCCACAAACCGAGAACGACGAAGAGTGCCTTCGACGGCTACTCGATGCGTCCGCCTCTCTGTGGAACGAATTGACCTATGAACGTCGTCAGAACTACTTCGGTGACGGCGACGTGTGGGACACGTCCGAGTACCGTGGACAGTACAACGGTGTCGTCGGAAGCGCGACCGTTCAACAGGTCACGCGCAAGAACAGCGAAGCGTGGCGGTCGTTTTTCGCCCTCAAAGAGAACGGTGAGGACGCCAACCCACCGTCGTACTGGGGCAATGAAGAGGACGGACGGGAACTCCGTACCTACATCCGAAACGACCAGTACACGATTGAGTGGGGGAAGCGTAGCCGTCTCGAAATCCCTGTTGGTCAAGAACTGAAAGACGAGTACGGACTCGGCTACCACGAACGGCTCCGCCTCGAAGTCCGAGGCAACCCGAGGTGGGACGGCGAACAGGGCCGTCTGGAACTCGAATACGACGAGGTGAGCGACACGTTCAGGGCTTTTCAACCAGTCACTGTACCTGATTCTCGACTGGATTCACCACTGGCTTCTCACGAAGCCGCCCTTGACGTTGGTGCGAACAATCTCGTCGCCTGTTCCACCACCACTGGGAACCAGTACCTCTACGACGGTCGTGAGTTGTTCGGGCGGTTCCGCGAGACAACAGACGAAATCGCCCGCTTACAGTCGAAGCTCCATGAGGATCGCTCCTCCTCGAAGCGGATTCGACGGCTGTACCGACAGCGGACGAAACGCCGTGACCACGCACAGAACGCGTTGGTGCGCGATCTCGTTGAACGGCTGTACGACGAGGGCGTGGCGATGGTGTACGTGGGCGATTTGACTGACGTGCTGGACACGCACTGGTCGGTCAGGGTGAATGAGAAGACGCACAACTTCTGGGCGTTCAAGAAGTTCATCCACCGCCTCGCCTGCGTCTGTGAGGAGTACGGCATTAGTGTTGAAGCCGAGTCGGAAGCGTGGACGAGTCAGACGTGTCCTGAGTGTGGCGACCACGAGGAGACGGTTCGCCACGGAGATACGTTGATGTGTTCGTGTGGCTTCGAGGGACACGCCGACCTCACAGCGTCAGAGACGTTCCTTCGAGAAAACAGCGATACGGAAGTCAGGCCGATGGCACGGCCCGTGCGATTCGAGTGGGACGACCACGACTGGTCGGGGCAACCACACCCTCACGAAAGTCCCAAAGAAGCGCGCACAAACCCGCAAGTTGCCTCCGTGGGTCGATAG
- the tnpA gene encoding IS200/IS605 family transposase yields MAKSTRHAKYELYYHIVFVPKYQRSHLTGKTKERLETIFTEICEDKGLELAESEVMPDHVHLFIGSPPKNAPSLIVNWIKGISARKYNQRYDDRVKWTRSYYVGTAGSASKGAVEQYIAEQEGGDK; encoded by the coding sequence ATGGCGAAGAGTACCCGTCACGCGAAATACGAACTCTACTATCACATAGTGTTCGTGCCGAAATACCAGCGTTCGCACCTGACGGGGAAGACGAAGGAACGTCTCGAAACCATCTTCACGGAAATCTGTGAGGACAAGGGCCTCGAACTGGCCGAGTCCGAGGTCATGCCCGACCACGTACACCTGTTCATCGGGAGTCCACCCAAGAACGCCCCGTCACTCATCGTCAACTGGATTAAGGGGATCTCTGCCCGCAAGTACAACCAGAGATACGACGACCGCGTGAAGTGGACTCGTTCGTACTACGTCGGAACAGCGGGAAGCGCCTCAAAGGGCGCTGTCGAACAGTACATCGCTGAACAGGAGGGTGGCGACAAATGA